The following proteins are co-located in the Natator depressus isolate rNatDep1 chromosome 4, rNatDep2.hap1, whole genome shotgun sequence genome:
- the OCIAD2 gene encoding OCIA domain-containing protein 2, with amino-acid sequence MSSETAQSKVQASSQQQNKQSGLYCPISDAHINRKEVERISRECRNESFWYRGLPLSLGSMLITQGLVYNGFLSSNPRFGSLPKIAFAGAFGLAIGTMSYIRACQRKFQSIGVQPFGPEHKRHCHHTCKECEANFGSNGKENSKPSAS; translated from the exons atgTCTTCAGAAACAGCCCAAAGTAAAGTTCAGGCATCTTCACAGCAACAAAACAAACAG TCTGGTCTCTACTGTCCTATCTCAGATGCTCACATCAATAGAAAAGAAGTAGAAAGGATCAGTCGAGAATGTAGAAATGAAAGTTTCTGGTACAGAG GTCTTCCATTGTCTCTAGGAAGCATGCTCATCACTCAGGGACTAGTTTACAATG GCTTTCTCTCATCAAACCCAAGATTTGGATCATTACCTAAAATTGCAT TTGCTGGTGCCTTTGGTCTTGCCATTGGGACAATGTCATACATACGAGCATGCCAAAGAAAGTTCCAAAGTATAGGAGTTCAGCCATTTGGTCCAGAACATAAAAG GCACTGTCATCATACCTGCAAGGAATGTGAAGCAAATTTTGGATCTAATGGGAAGGAAAACTCAAAGCCTTCAGCTTCATAA